TGGCAGGGCACAGAGGTGGCAAGCTCGCCTTCGATTCCATCGCAGTTTTCGCTCGGCCAGAACTATCCGAATCCTTTCAATCCGGAAACGACGATCGCGTTCGGCCTGCCTCGACCGGTCCATGTGCTGCTACAAATCTACAATCTGCTGGGCCAGAAAGTCCGGACTCTGGTTGACGAAGACATGACGGCCGGTTACGCTTCAGTGAAGTGGGACGGCAAGGATGATCGTACTCAGGTTGTGCCCAGCGGCGTCTACGTCTATCGCATTCAGGCCGGAGATTTCTCGGCGACGCGCAAGCTGGTGTTGATGCAGTAATGGAATCAAAGGAAGAGGGTGAAGGCGCACCCTTCGCTTTTCGGTTTTCGCTTTTCATTCATCGCTCAAGCGGCACGAGGAAGGTGATCTCATGCCCGGGAATCGTCTTATTGTTTTGGCATGAATGGATTGTACCACGACGGTTGTCATGCCTGGTTTAGCGGTGGAGAATCGCAGCGCAATCACCCTATCTGAGACAAGGTGTCTTTGCTATCAATCCGTTACTGAGGTGATACCGAAGGTTCAAAATTGTCCTTGCATTTCTGGGGAAAGTGATTACCCTTTGGCCTCGAGTCAATGTCTGGGCGATTCAATGATCGGCGAAACCGTTTCACACTATAGAATTTCAGAGAAATTGGGCCAGGGCGGCATGGGCGTCGTGTACAAGGCGCAAGATCTCAAGCTCGACCGCTTTGTCGCGCTCAAATTTTTGCCGCCGCATCTTTCCGGAAACGAGGAAGAGAAGCAGCGCTTCATTCGCGAAGCCAAAGCTGCTTCGGCGCTGGACCATCCCAACATCTGCACGATTTATGAAATCGCTGAAACGAAAGATGGGCAGATGTTCATTGCGATGGCGTATTACGACGGCGAAACACTGAAGGCGCGAGAGGCGAGAGGCGAAGAGCAAGGCGCGCCCATCGCTCATCGCCCTTCCCCTTTCGCCATGACGATAGCCGAGGTGATCGGCATCGCCATGCAAATCGCGCAGGGTCTGGCGAAGGCGCATGCACACGGCATCGTGCACCGCGATCTCAAGCCGGAAAACGTGATCATCACGAAAGAGGGCATCGCCAAGATCGTTGATTTCGGTTTGGCCAAATTAACCGGACACACGCGGCTCACCAAAGAGGGCGCGACAAAGGGCACGGCGGCTTATATGTCGCCCGAGCAAGCGCGCGGCGAAGACACCGACCATCGCACCGATATTTGGTCGCTGGGCGTCTTGATGTATGAAATGCTCACCGGCCAATTGCCTTTCAAAGGAGAAAAGGAGCCGGCAGTGATCTACGGGATTCTCACCAAAGAGCCGACGCCCGTGACCGAATGGCGCCATGAAACTCCCGCGCCGTTGGAGCAAGTGATCAATCGCGCCATGGCCAAAAACGCGGAGGAACGGTATCAGCGCGCCGAGGACATGCTTGATGAGCTTGAAATTCTCAAACAGCAACGCGAAGCCGGTCAAGTGGAAAAACGCCAAACGGCTTCGCGGCACGCCACCAAGAGAAACCGCGCTTATCTTTACGCGGGAATCGCCGGCTTGCTGATTTTGCTGTTGGCGTTCGGTCTCTCTCGCTTCCTGCCGCAACACGAGGCGATTGACTCCGTCGCCGTTCTGCCTTTCGTCAATACCGGCGCCGATCCCGAAGCTGAATATCTTTCCGACGGCATCAGCGAGAGTCTGATTCGCAGCCTCTCACAGTTGCCCCGCCTCAAAGTAATGTCGTTCAGCGTGGTGTCGCGTTACAGAGGAAAAGATAAGAATGTACAAGAGATTGGGCGCGAGCTTGAGGTGCAGGCCGTGCTCGTCGGGCGTGTCACGCCACGCGGCGAAACATTGTCCATCAGCGCTGAGCTGGTCGATACGGAGGACAATCATCACATTTGGGGCGAACAATATGATCGCAAGCTCACCGAGCTTTTGGGATTGCAAGATGACATCACCGCGGCGCTTTCGAAAAAATTGCAGCCCCATATAAGCGAGGCAGAAAAGCAGCGCGCGACCAAACGCTACACGCAAAACTTTGAAGCGCATCAGCTCTATCTTAAAGGCCGTTATTACGCGGCGAAATACAAGAAAGAGAGCTTCGAGAAAGGTTTCGCGTATCTTCATCAAGCCCTCGAGAAAGATCCAAACTACGCGCTCGCTTACGACGGGCTTGCCTACTGTTATATCGCTGCGTTTGAATGGCTGCTATCTCCGCGCGAGGCTCTGCCGCAGGCCAAAGCCGCCGCGCTGAAGGCTTTGACATTGGACGAAACGCTCGCGGAGGCGCACGCTTCACTCGGCGCGGTCTATTTTTTTTATGACTGGGATTGGCCCGCCGCAGAACGCGAATTTAAGCGCGCGCTTCAGCTTAATCCGAATTATGCCACGACGTACCAATATTATGCGCAGTACTTGGTGGCGACGGGGCGGTTGGACGAAGCCCTTGCCACTGCAAAACGCGCGTATGAGATCGAACCCCTCTCGCCCGAAAGCAACACGTATTGGGGATGGATTTTGAGCATGACGGGCCAAAATGATCTTGCCATGACGCAGCTCAACAACGCGCTCGAATTGGATCCCAACTTCTGGTTTGCGCGCCTGATGTTGGCAGGAGTTTATAATAGAATGGGAGAAGTTGTCAAAGCCTGCGCGGAATATGAGAAGGCCAGCGCGCTTGAAGGCGAATTCTCAGAGAGCTTGGCAAACCTCGGCCGTTGTTATGCGCGGCAGGGAAAGGTCGATGAATCCCGGAAAATTTTGTTTGAATTAAAGCGACGCGCTGAGAAAGGTTATGTCCCACCTTATTTCCTTTTCATGATACATTATGCGTTGGGCGAAAAAGATGAAGCATTGCCATGGTTTGCAGCGGCTTATGAGCAACGCTGCATCTATCTTCTCTGGGACAAAGTTTTTTCCTATTCTTACTATCAGCAGTCTGATCCGCGGCTGGCGGCAATACTTGATAAGGTCGGAGTGAAAAATTAGCATGACTCCCAACGACACCCAGAACCTCCATCAACAACTCGAAGATTATGAAAAACTCATCAGCGTCCTGCAAAGCCTCGGCTCCTCGCTCGACGTCGATGTCATTTTACGGCAGCTTATCGAAGCCGCATTGAGCCTGTGCAACGCGCAGCAGGGCGCGATCATGCTCTTCGACCCGGAGAGCCAGGAGATTGCCAAGACGCTTATTCGGCAGAATCAAGCCGAGGGTGAATTGCTCGATCATTCCCTCAATACGTTGCTGTCCGGATGGGCGCTCGATCACAAAGCGCCGCAAGTAACCGGCGATTTGGCGGCGACGTTTGGCGCGAAGCAGATCAAAGGGAAGTATCAGTCCATCACTTCCGCGCTGAGCGCTCCGCTGGAATGGCGCGGGGAAATCATCGGCGTCATCAATCTGCTTTCGC
The window above is part of the bacterium genome. Proteins encoded here:
- a CDS encoding protein kinase — encoded protein: MGVVYKAQDLKLDRFVALKFLPPHLSGNEEEKQRFIREAKAASALDHPNICTIYEIAETKDGQMFIAMAYYDGETLKAREARGEEQGAPIAHRPSPFAMTIAEVIGIAMQIAQGLAKAHAHGIVHRDLKPENVIITKEGIAKIVDFGLAKLTGHTRLTKEGATKGTAAYMSPEQARGEDTDHRTDIWSLGVLMYEMLTGQLPFKGEKEPAVIYGILTKEPTPVTEWRHETPAPLEQVINRAMAKNAEERYQRAEDMLDELEILKQQREAGQVEKRQTASRHATKRNRAYLYAGIAGLLILLLAFGLSRFLPQHEAIDSVAVLPFVNTGADPEAEYLSDGISESLIRSLSQLPRLKVMSFSVVSRYRGKDKNVQEIGRELEVQAVLVGRVTPRGETLSISAELVDTEDNHHIWGEQYDRKLTELLGLQDDITAALSKKLQPHISEAEKQRATKRYTQNFEAHQLYLKGRYYAAKYKKESFEKGFAYLHQALEKDPNYALAYDGLAYCYIAAFEWLLSPREALPQAKAAALKALTLDETLAEAHASLGAVYFFYDWDWPAAEREFKRALQLNPNYATTYQYYAQYLVATGRLDEALATAKRAYEIEPLSPESNTYWGWILSMTGQNDLAMTQLNNALELDPNFWFARLMLAGVYNRMGEVVKACAEYEKASALEGEFSESLANLGRCYARQGKVDESRKILFELKRRAEKGYVPPYFLFMIHYALGEKDEALPWFAAAYEQRCIYLLWDKVFSYSYYQQSDPRLAAILDKVGVKN